Sequence from the Paenibacillus tundrae genome:
ATGGATCGACATAGGAGGAATTATGTCCTGGAGTAAATTGAAGCAACAATTGGAGAGTTTCCTCTGTCCTGCGTTAGTTGGAAGAGTTGAATATGGATCAACCAGTTACCGGTATTCACCGGATAAGGCTGGACTTAGTTATCTTGTTGTAGATAAGAAGAACATTCTTAATATGATGGATAAGACGACCCCGATCCGCTGGTACCAGTCGGATCAGGAGATCAAGAATGATCCGCAGATTGAGATTCCGGTTAGTGATGAAGATATTGAAGAGGTTAGAAAAGCGACCAAAGGAAACGTGCCTGAGGATCGTCTGCCTGTCATGGCAAGAAGCAAGAAAAGTACAGCTGTAGCGAAGGAGATTTTGTCCGCACAGACTGCACTAAGTAAATCCAATTTTAACGTGGTGGCGAATACGTTTTTAACGACCTCGATAGAGGTAAGCCTGGAGAGCGATGATATTCTGTTGAATATTCTGGCTTTGGTGGACAGGCGTGTTGGCAAGAAGCGAATATTGAACATGTCCGAAAAGGTGAAATCCAAGCATTCCGCTGTGCAGTATTTTTATGAATTACGGCGTAGTACGTTATAATTAAATGAATGTTTTGGATTGATATGTCTTACTATATTGAATGTAAAGCTACAAATTGAAATCGCCATTTGACATGTTATAATAAGAGTATGAACAGCTTATAATGCAAAGAGAGCCGTGCGTCAACACGACTCTCCACGCAATAGCCGCTTTTAAGGGCGGTTGGCTTAACAAGAGGATATACGTCAAATAGACCGCAACCATTGCACAGGGGGCGGTCTACTTGTGTTTATTGGACAGCAGCGCTACAATCAGCGAACCGAAGGTAAGCATCAGCATAATTGCTTCAAATACTGTCACAAGGCATCACCTCCCTTCCGGGAGATTAGCCGACCGCCCATATTAGCCTTTCTATTGCTCTACAATTATATCATAATATTCATTTCACTAGAGAGACGATAAAAGAATTGAACTAACCTATCTTCCAAAATCTATTTTTGAAAGAAACCTACATCAACAACATAAATAACCCGTGATTCCCATTCTGTTATAGCTTTTAACTATAACTAGTTATGGTTTTTAAGTATCTCTTCTAACTGCCTCTATCGTGATATGATACTCGTATACAACGAGGGGGTTATTTACATGACTGATAAGTTCCAGATCGTAGGAAGTTTATTGCGGCCGGATGAGCTGTTAGAATATAAAACGCAAATTGAACACCGTGATGATATCCAGTATCCGTTCTATAATAATTTTGAGGGATATGCACAGTGCGAAACTAAGGCAATCGAGCAGGTGGTCAAGAAAGAAATTGAGCATAATCTGTCGATTATTACAGATGGTGAATTCTCCAAATCCATGTGGCATCTAGATTTTGTGTGGGGTTTTGGTGGAGTGGAGCGTTATATCGCGGATCATGGATACTTTTTCAGAGACGTGGACGGCACTTCGAAATATGAAACACGCAAAGACATTGGACTTCGCATCACTGGCGAACTGAGCGGCAAGAATCACCATTTCATTCAACTGTTCAAACAGCTGCAAGACACGGCAGGTGATCAGCAAACGAAGCTTTGCGTACCGTCACCTTCCCATATCTTCGGTGAGCTGTCCTGGTCGGATAACATTGGCGGCACAGATGCGGTGTACCAGAACATTCAGGAACTCAAAGCAGGGCTTGTCAAAGCTTATAAAGAATTCGTAACAGAATTCGCTGCAGCCGGCGGCAAAATCCTGCAATTCGATGATTGCTTGTGGGAGCTGTTTGCAGACGACAACCCGAACTCTCCGTTTACTGGGGAGCATATCAATCAAGAGGAAGTACAGGGTCTCGCTACTGAATTCATTGATATTAACAACACCGTAATCGACTATGGACATAGCCTTGGCTTGAAAATGTGGACCCATAACTGCCGCGGTAATTATGATTCCCGCAACATGGGTGGAGGATCATACGCAAAAATCGCGAATCTCTTCTTGAAGCAGTTGAAGTATGATCGCTTCTTCCTAGAGTGGGATGACGATCGTGCAGGTTCCATTGAAGCACTGGAAGTATTCAAGGACAGACCTGAAACGGAAATCGTCCTGGGTCTGTTGTCTTCCAAAACAAGCACACTTGATGATGAAGATCGCGTAATCCGCCTGCTGGACGAAGCATCCAAAATCATTGATAAGGATCGTCTGCTACTGTCCCACCAATGTGGGTTTGCATCCTGCGACGGTGGTAACGAGCTAAGCGAATCCGAGCAATGGGCGAAGATTGATCAAGGTCAACGGATTGCCAAGCAATATTGGGGCAGCTAATCACGTTTTGGAAAAATAGCATTACTTCATTCGTCACAGACGCAGTCTCAAGACTCCAATAATGATACATGAAGTTCATAGAGATGGCTTGCAGAATCCAGCAGTGGATCGCGAGTCATCTCTATTTTGTATGCCAAGTTCAAGCTAATATCCTGCCACTGAATTCCTTCTTGAGACGGAGGCTACGATCCATCGCTTGCAGGAGGTCGTTATTTTACCAAGATGTATGATGGAATTGAAGTAAATAAAGGGGGATATGGGCTTCATATTTAAGCCCTAACTCTTTGTGTGCGGCATATAACAAGGGAGGAGTTGTGAGTGGTGGGAACACTGATTGAATTCAAACAGGTTTCGAAGGAATATCAGATTGGTGAAGTGAGAATCAAGGCGCTGGACGATGTGAATTTTACGATAGCCGAGGGCGAGCTTGTTGTTATTTTGGGAGCAAGTGGTGCGGGGAAAAGCACAATTCTGAACATCCTTGGCGGCATGGATACGGCTACGTCAGGTCAGGTTATCATCGGCAATCAGGATATTTCGAAATGGAATGAAAAAAAATTAACCGCTCATCGCGGGGAGAATGTTGGTTTCGTATTTCAGTTTTATAATCTGATCCCGAATCTGAATGCATTGGAGAATGTAGAGTTTGCCACGGAAGTATGCAGGAAT
This genomic interval carries:
- a CDS encoding cobalamin-independent methionine synthase II family protein — protein: MTDKFQIVGSLLRPDELLEYKTQIEHRDDIQYPFYNNFEGYAQCETKAIEQVVKKEIEHNLSIITDGEFSKSMWHLDFVWGFGGVERYIADHGYFFRDVDGTSKYETRKDIGLRITGELSGKNHHFIQLFKQLQDTAGDQQTKLCVPSPSHIFGELSWSDNIGGTDAVYQNIQELKAGLVKAYKEFVTEFAAAGGKILQFDDCLWELFADDNPNSPFTGEHINQEEVQGLATEFIDINNTVIDYGHSLGLKMWTHNCRGNYDSRNMGGGSYAKIANLFLKQLKYDRFFLEWDDDRAGSIEALEVFKDRPETEIVLGLLSSKTSTLDDEDRVIRLLDEASKIIDKDRLLLSHQCGFASCDGGNELSESEQWAKIDQGQRIAKQYWGS
- a CDS encoding SF0329 family protein, whose protein sequence is MSWSKLKQQLESFLCPALVGRVEYGSTSYRYSPDKAGLSYLVVDKKNILNMMDKTTPIRWYQSDQEIKNDPQIEIPVSDEDIEEVRKATKGNVPEDRLPVMARSKKSTAVAKEILSAQTALSKSNFNVVANTFLTTSIEVSLESDDILLNILALVDRRVGKKRILNMSEKVKSKHSAVQYFYELRRSTL
- a CDS encoding putative holin-like toxin, which encodes MTVFEAIMLMLTFGSLIVALLSNKHK